One region of Drosophila kikkawai strain 14028-0561.14 chromosome 2R, DkikHiC1v2, whole genome shotgun sequence genomic DNA includes:
- the LOC108082458 gene encoding zinc finger HIT domain-containing protein 3, translated as MENCVSCTEKPRKYKCSKCSAPYCSVACYKVHRDSPECVIGDVSKNTPVNAVAEEPTLYGPFTTDDTVPADKLQQLETSENLCNLLHNPHLRSLLHQIDVALNAQAAMRAAMQEPLFVEFANACLQVVEPMTDEERSEMKLYS; from the exons ATGGAAAACTGTGTAAGCTGCACGGAAAAGCCAAGAAAATACAAGTGTAGCAAGTGCTCGGCGCCTTA CTGTTCTGTGGCCTGTTACAAGGTGCACAGGGATTCGCCCGAGTGTGTGATAGGAGATGTGTCCAAGAATACACCGGTAAATGCTGTTGCTGAGGAGCCCACCTTGTATGGACCGTTCACCACCGATGACACTGTTCCTGCAGATAAGCTGCAGCAATTAG AAACCTCCGAGAATCTATGCAATTTGCTTCATAATCCTCACCTGCGTTCACTACTCCATCAAATCGATGTGGCCCTCAATGCCCAGGCAGCCATGAGAGCAGCCATGCAGGAGCCTTTGTTTGTGGAGTTTGCTAATGCCTGTCTTCAGGTGGTGGAGCCCATGACGGATGAGGAACGCTCCGAAATGAAGCTGTACTCGTGA